The following proteins come from a genomic window of Gossypium raimondii isolate GPD5lz chromosome 5, ASM2569854v1, whole genome shotgun sequence:
- the LOC105767127 gene encoding zingipain-2, which produces MMSLIHGVLSLIFWTFTLSLVMSQTINESAIVDKHEQWIVDYGRKYESKLEKEKRLNIFKDNLKYIESFNNDKNKSFKLSLNKFADLTHDEFIVAHTGYKMGDNSTMSQSTSFMYESFSDVPTSIDWRAKGAVTPIKSQGTCGCCWAFSAVAAVEGIIQIKTGKLISLSEQQLLDCSTNGGNQGCSGGWMMNAFEYITQNQGITTEESYPYQQMQETCDAQINKVATINGYQMVPTNDEQALLKVVANQPVSVAIEGYGEDFRYYRGGVYTGDCGNALNHAVTIVGYGTSEEGLDYWLVKNSWGETWGENGYMRIQRNVNTQGGLCGIATKASYISSIIS; this is translated from the exons ATGATGAGTTTAATCCATGGCGttttgtctttaattttttgGACATTTACATTATCTCTTGTCATGTCTCAAACAATTAATGAAAGCGCCATTGTTGACAAACATGAGCAATGGATAGTTGATTACGGTCGAAAATATGAGAGCAAATTAGAGAAGGAAAAACGTCTTAATATATTCAAGGACAACTTGAAATATATTGAGAGTTTTAAcaatgacaaaaataaaagttttaagttAAGTCTCAATAAATTTGCAGATCTGACGCATGATGAATTTATTGTAGCTCACACTGGATACAAGATGGGGGACAATTCCACTATGTCCCAATCAACATCATTTATGTATGAAAGCTTCTCAGATGTTCCAACGAGCATCGATTGGAGGGCGAAAGGTGCCGTCACTCCCATTAAGTCTCAGGGTACCTGTG GATGTTGTTGGGCCTTTTCAGCAGTGGCAGCCGTTGAAGGGATAATCCAAATCAAAACTGGTAAATTAATCTCATTATCTGAGCAACAACTGTTGGATTGCAGCACAAATGGAGGAAACCAAGGTTGTAGTGGAGGATGGATGATGAATGCTTTTGAATACATCACCCAAAACCAAGGAATAACCACCGAAGAAAGCTACCCATATCAACAAATGCAAGAAACTTGCGACGCACAGATAAACAAAGTTGCCACCATCAATGGCTATCAAATGGTGCCTACAAACGACGAACAAGCGTTGCTTAAGGTCGTCGCAAATCAACCTGTCTCGGTTGCAATCGAAGGCTATGGAGAAGACTTTCGGTATTACAGAGGTGGGGTGTATACCGGAGATTGTGGCAATGCCCTCAACCATGCAGTCACCATTGTTGGATATGGGACAAGTGAAGAAGGTTTAGACTATTGGCTGGTTAAGAATTCATGGGGAGAAACTTGGGGTGAAAATGGGTATATGAGGATTCAAAGGAATGTGAATACGCAAGGTGGCTTATGTGGTATCGCCACGAAAGCTTCGTACATTTCCAGTATTATAAGTTGA